One window of Nostoc sp. C052 genomic DNA carries:
- a CDS encoding MFS transporter, which produces MIPSNRENFQKEKLKLVSFELPPALKSVNFSCFVIGESLSFFGSWMTQIALVWLVYQLTNSAVLVGVAGFTNQAMGLVITPLVGVLLDRWNLRYVLLTTQLVSIFLSSTLTFLTLSGNINVVWIIVIGTLQGTVKAFDLPARQVIIPRLLDKKSDTYSAMASHSFLINTAKFVSPMIGGLLIARSGAASCFLVDSISYLPFVSAILTVKVNPVIHNSSNHKSQIWNNLKEGFVYAYKFLPIKYLLILQIIVCFMGMTHVNLVPIFAQEVLKGNAETMGYLMTASALGSIISGVYLISRKNIIGLGTIIATSTAILGLGLIIFSRSTNLNICLIFMFIIGMNNSLTLASISNFMQSILLEEDKRGRVTSIFTTGFLGILPFGNLFFGALAGYFGVSNALMFGGICCIFGAYFFSRQLPKIGKIVDPIYAQLGLFPQSNKG; this is translated from the coding sequence ATGATACCAAGTAATAGAGAAAACTTCCAAAAAGAAAAGCTAAAGCTTGTTTCTTTTGAACTTCCACCTGCACTTAAATCTGTAAATTTTTCTTGTTTTGTTATTGGTGAAAGCTTATCTTTTTTTGGGTCTTGGATGACACAAATTGCTTTAGTATGGCTAGTTTATCAACTAACTAATTCGGCCGTATTAGTTGGTGTAGCTGGATTTACAAATCAAGCGATGGGCTTGGTCATTACTCCTTTAGTAGGAGTTTTATTAGATCGTTGGAACTTACGATATGTCTTATTAACTACTCAGTTAGTATCTATTTTTCTCTCTTCTACCCTAACGTTTCTAACTCTTAGTGGTAACATCAACGTTGTATGGATTATTGTCATTGGTACACTTCAGGGAACAGTAAAAGCTTTTGATTTACCAGCACGTCAGGTAATTATTCCCAGACTTTTGGATAAAAAATCAGATACTTATAGTGCAATGGCTTCCCATTCATTCTTGATTAACACAGCGAAGTTTGTTAGTCCGATGATTGGGGGTTTACTGATTGCCAGATCTGGTGCAGCTTCCTGTTTTCTCGTAGATAGTATTAGTTATCTACCCTTTGTATCTGCAATCTTAACTGTCAAAGTAAACCCAGTTATACATAATTCATCTAATCACAAGTCCCAGATTTGGAACAACCTCAAAGAAGGGTTTGTTTACGCATACAAATTTTTACCAATTAAATACTTATTGATATTGCAAATTATTGTCTGTTTTATGGGAATGACCCATGTCAATTTAGTACCAATTTTTGCTCAAGAAGTTTTGAAAGGTAACGCAGAAACTATGGGTTATCTGATGACAGCTTCGGCACTTGGTTCTATAATTTCAGGTGTTTATCTCATTTCCAGAAAAAATATCATCGGATTAGGAACAATCATCGCAACTTCTACAGCCATTTTAGGTTTAGGGTTAATAATTTTTTCCCGGTCAACTAATCTAAATATTTGTCTAATATTCATGTTTATCATCGGCATGAATAATAGTCTCACTTTGGCTTCAATTAGTAACTTTATGCAATCGATTCTGCTTGAAGAAGATAAAAGAGGTAGAGTAACCAGTATCTTTACAACTGGTTTTTTAGGAATACTACCTTTTGGTAATTTATTTTTCGGAGCATTGGCAGGTTACTTTGGTGTTAGTAATGCTTTAATGTTTGGTGGTATCTGTTGTATTTTCGGAGCATATTTCTTTAGTAGACAACTACCAAAAATAGGAAAAATAGTAGATCCAATTTACGCTCAGTTGGGGTTATTTCCACAGTCAAATAAAGGCTAA
- a CDS encoding ABC transporter permease has translation MSRTTASSDKFEKLYADLKTSSTFRRGVIFCSLLIFWQLYVWIAQVPALLIPSPIAVLEVLWHDLLSQKLLQATLSTLSVLCIGMVLGVIVGTALAAFAKVSRFGQDLLIVMSSMLNPLPAIAILPLVMIWFGFTSVSIIIVTAHATTWPIALNTEMGLSTINPTVLMVGKNLGLDGFKLIREIMLPAALPHILTGLRTAWAFGWRTVIAAELMFGSGGATSGLGWQINNSRYFLQTDRVFAGLVVIAILGLAVNYLFRLIEINTVQKWGMKRS, from the coding sequence GTGAGTCGAACAACAGCAAGTTCCGATAAATTTGAGAAGTTATATGCTGATCTCAAAACTAGTAGTACTTTCAGGCGCGGAGTAATTTTTTGTAGCTTATTGATTTTTTGGCAATTGTATGTATGGATTGCCCAAGTTCCTGCCTTGCTGATTCCTAGCCCAATAGCAGTTTTAGAAGTACTGTGGCACGACTTATTGAGTCAAAAACTGCTACAAGCAACACTCAGTACTTTGTCTGTGTTATGTATCGGTATGGTCTTGGGTGTGATTGTGGGTACAGCTTTAGCAGCTTTCGCTAAAGTTTCTCGTTTTGGTCAAGATTTGCTAATTGTGATGAGTTCGATGCTGAATCCCTTACCTGCGATCGCTATTTTACCCCTAGTAATGATTTGGTTTGGGTTCACTTCTGTTTCTATTATCATAGTTACTGCCCATGCGACAACTTGGCCAATTGCCCTAAATACAGAAATGGGACTCAGTACTATCAACCCAACGGTTCTTATGGTGGGTAAAAACCTTGGTCTAGATGGTTTTAAATTGATTCGAGAAATTATGCTCCCGGCTGCATTACCTCACATCTTAACAGGCTTAAGAACTGCTTGGGCTTTTGGTTGGCGTACCGTGATTGCCGCTGAATTAATGTTTGGTTCAGGAGGTGCTACCAGCGGTTTGGGATGGCAGATTAATAATAGTCGCTACTTTCTACAAACCGATCGCGTATTTGCTGGATTAGTGGTAATTGCAATTTTGGGTTTAGCTGTCAATTATCTTTTTCGATTAATTGAAATCAACACAGTGCAAAAATGGGGTATGAAACGTAGTTAA
- a CDS encoding ABC transporter substrate-binding protein, producing MIFKRFRTWILLIGLALLMFVFVACASSNKTTSQVPKKVTIAYQPGINYANLLIVKQQQILEKKFPKTQFEWQELSNGAAIRDGIIANQIQAGASGIGAFLVGWDKGVGWKTLASLNYSEFWLITKNPNIKSLKDIKPGMKIGLPSLDGIQALVVRKVAQKELGNPTALDQNFQVISHPLGLQSLLTGQIDAHFTTPPFQFQEVEQGGRVIIKSSDIFGKTSAASVFMTEKFYNQYPEFGKALYNAIANATKLVNEKPDEAAKILSEIDGGKVSQEQYKKWLTNKAVAYGIEPRAFLQYGAFMHEIGILNKQPKSIDELILPPLKGSGGD from the coding sequence ATGATATTCAAGAGATTTAGAACGTGGATTTTATTGATTGGATTAGCACTATTGATGTTTGTCTTTGTCGCTTGTGCTTCTAGTAATAAAACTACTTCACAAGTACCAAAAAAAGTAACAATTGCTTATCAACCTGGAATTAATTACGCTAATCTACTTATCGTCAAGCAGCAGCAAATTTTAGAAAAAAAATTTCCCAAGACACAATTTGAGTGGCAAGAATTATCGAATGGTGCAGCTATTAGAGATGGAATTATCGCTAATCAAATACAAGCTGGTGCAAGTGGGATTGGTGCGTTTCTTGTCGGTTGGGATAAAGGTGTGGGCTGGAAAACATTAGCTTCACTCAACTATAGTGAGTTTTGGTTAATAACGAAAAATCCCAATATCAAAAGTCTCAAAGATATCAAGCCAGGAATGAAAATTGGTTTACCATCTCTAGATGGGATACAAGCACTTGTAGTCCGAAAGGTGGCGCAAAAAGAATTAGGAAATCCCACCGCACTCGATCAAAACTTCCAAGTGATTTCTCACCCGCTAGGTTTGCAATCGCTGTTAACGGGTCAAATTGATGCACATTTTACAACGCCACCTTTTCAATTTCAGGAAGTTGAACAAGGTGGTAGGGTAATTATTAAAAGCTCTGATATTTTTGGTAAGACTAGCGCCGCTAGTGTATTTATGACTGAAAAATTCTACAATCAATATCCTGAGTTTGGTAAAGCTTTATATAACGCAATTGCTAATGCTACTAAACTCGTGAATGAAAAACCTGATGAAGCGGCCAAAATTCTCTCAGAAATAGATGGCGGAAAAGTCTCACAGGAACAATATAAAAAATGGCTGACGAATAAAGCAGTTGCTTATGGAATTGAGCCAAGAGCCTTCCTCCAATATGGAGCATTTATGCATGAAATTGGCATATTAAACAAGCAGCCCAAATCAATCGATGAATTAATTTTACCGCCGCTTAAAGGTTCTGGGGGAGATTAA
- a CDS encoding vanadium-dependent haloperoxidase, translated as MQADPNSHHDSEKNAQADSEISKTKQFQTNAGSRRLFLGRASRRSFLGRAGLFSAASVVAGVFSSSFSLKKGENIVQAQEPAVKPKYSDLREKAFQVRTTAAKVNREIPIPPHPTNGDEAKYANKIATDTRGLPHNQLGEVDLKAYQSLINALNSGDPNEYEKIILGGKRKLVQPLTPLAISLSGVNTCQLAIPVPPTLDSAEQGAEFLEIAWQQLLQDVPFSEFRNDTTNPLILAAVKDLNRLSAFKGPKQNGRVTPELLFRGTAIYVDASGKTIYHTLPGVDLGPYVSQFLLRPIPAGTHSYAQLNRVPLAIPENSFQTNYDEWLLVQNGGDPGRTIKFDSTRRYFINGRDQSEIAHTPPPVYTNAALILLAKPVSDNPLAGGVGSPYNAGNPYNKSKTQSGGSGTFGPGYSQSLIGWVSPHAIRAAYWQKYYVHRRLRAEAYGGLVHNNKVNKTNYPIHSEVFQSEALDRFFSKNKSYLLPQAFPEGAPLHSSYPGGASVSAGASVTILKALFDENYVIPNPVVPDPKDPTKLIPYQGPPLTVGGELNKLAANIGLGRDSAGIHWRTDAAASLALGEAIAIGILKDEKLTFREKFEGFTFTKFDGTKVTI; from the coding sequence ATGCAAGCAGATCCCAATTCTCATCATGATTCTGAAAAAAATGCTCAGGCTGATAGTGAAATAAGCAAAACTAAGCAATTTCAAACTAACGCAGGTAGTAGAAGATTATTCCTTGGTCGCGCCAGCAGACGCTCATTTCTCGGTCGCGCCGGCTTATTTAGTGCAGCTAGTGTTGTCGCCGGAGTTTTTAGCTCATCCTTTTCCTTGAAGAAAGGAGAAAATATTGTCCAGGCTCAGGAACCTGCTGTCAAACCAAAATATAGCGACTTACGCGAGAAAGCCTTTCAAGTGCGTACAACAGCAGCCAAGGTTAATCGGGAAATTCCCATTCCTCCCCATCCCACCAATGGAGATGAGGCGAAGTACGCCAACAAAATTGCCACAGATACACGAGGATTGCCCCATAATCAACTGGGCGAAGTGGATCTGAAGGCTTATCAATCTTTGATTAATGCGCTGAACTCTGGCGATCCCAACGAGTATGAAAAGATTATTTTGGGTGGCAAACGGAAGCTGGTACAACCGCTCACCCCATTAGCAATTAGCTTGAGTGGGGTGAATACTTGCCAATTGGCGATTCCAGTACCACCCACCCTGGATAGTGCAGAACAGGGGGCTGAATTCCTGGAAATTGCTTGGCAACAACTCTTACAGGATGTACCTTTTAGCGAATTCCGCAATGATACAACTAACCCGCTGATTCTGGCGGCGGTTAAGGATCTGAATCGGTTATCAGCATTTAAAGGGCCTAAACAAAACGGACGGGTTACACCCGAACTACTGTTTCGAGGCACCGCAATTTACGTTGATGCCTCTGGTAAAACGATTTATCACACCCTACCAGGGGTAGATTTGGGCCCTTATGTTTCCCAGTTTTTACTGCGTCCAATACCCGCAGGAACGCATAGTTATGCTCAACTTAACCGGGTTCCTCTAGCTATTCCCGAAAATAGTTTCCAAACTAACTATGACGAGTGGTTGCTAGTACAAAATGGTGGCGATCCTGGTCGAACGATTAAGTTTGACTCAACCCGTCGCTACTTTATCAACGGGCGCGACCAGTCAGAGATTGCCCACACGCCGCCACCAGTCTATACAAATGCAGCTTTGATTCTACTCGCCAAGCCAGTCAGTGATAATCCCCTAGCTGGCGGTGTTGGTTCACCTTACAATGCTGGCAATCCTTACAACAAGTCGAAGACACAATCTGGTGGTTCTGGAACATTTGGCCCAGGGTATTCACAATCTCTGATCGGTTGGGTTAGTCCACATGCAATTAGAGCAGCTTATTGGCAAAAGTATTATGTACATCGTCGTCTAAGAGCCGAGGCTTATGGTGGGTTAGTTCACAACAACAAGGTGAATAAAACCAACTATCCGATTCACTCTGAAGTTTTCCAGTCAGAAGCACTCGATCGCTTCTTCAGCAAAAATAAATCTTATCTGCTACCCCAAGCTTTTCCCGAAGGCGCACCGTTGCATTCTTCTTATCCAGGGGGCGCTTCGGTGTCGGCGGGTGCTAGCGTCACAATCTTGAAGGCCCTATTTGATGAGAATTATGTGATTCCGAATCCGGTAGTGCCCGATCCCAAAGATCCCACCAAGTTGATTCCATATCAAGGGCCACCATTGACAGTAGGCGGTGAATTGAACAAATTAGCGGCGAATATTGGCTTAGGTCGTGATAGTGCAGGGATTCACTGGCGCACAGATGCAGCCGCATCGTTAGCTCTTGGCGAAGCGATCGCCATTGGTATCCTGAAAGACGAGAAACTAACTTTCCGCGAAAAATTTGAAGGTTTCACGTTTACCAAATTTGATGGGACAAAAGTCACGATTTAA
- a CDS encoding tetratricopeptide repeat protein codes for MVKDASELEITTDSSAAVDAINGFVDQLLGVGNDAQVILKAIEADPTCAIANAQVAAFYLFAGGSVALTKAKFYLNLAKSYLKRANEREKLYVAAIEAWANRDIAQAIAHHEAIAIAFPRDLASVHLAQYHYRNSGNSKGMLLIAEKVFAANRDNPYMYGMLAFGLEECHRLAEAEEHGRQAIALKRDNRWAHHAVAHVLETQGRLEEGISLMESLSDTWEYGSSAFYGHLWWHTSLYYLDIENFAKVLEIYDTRIWGRAKKDNGREQINAIALLLRLELRGVDVGSRWQELAAYLQPRIHEHTLAFLDLQYIYALVRGGKDDWAAEMLESMQTHGENVLPYARPTWVEIGVPAARGMIAHARGDWENAIAELEPVLPDLYSTGGSHAQRDLFEQIYLDALIRDRQYHKTLNVLEKRNAARSNIPVIQRELANTYSQLGRSDEAHQAAQVALELSQRYQKVEQTV; via the coding sequence ATGGTAAAAGATGCATCTGAACTAGAAATTACTACCGACTCATCAGCAGCGGTAGATGCCATCAATGGCTTTGTGGATCAATTATTGGGTGTTGGTAACGATGCCCAAGTGATTCTCAAAGCAATTGAAGCAGATCCGACTTGTGCGATCGCCAATGCACAAGTTGCCGCCTTTTATCTATTTGCTGGTGGCTCTGTTGCCTTAACCAAGGCTAAATTTTATCTCAATCTGGCGAAATCTTACCTAAAAAGAGCGAACGAGCGCGAAAAACTTTACGTTGCGGCAATTGAAGCATGGGCAAACCGAGACATTGCTCAAGCGATCGCTCATCATGAAGCAATCGCGATCGCCTTTCCCCGCGATTTAGCCTCAGTCCATCTAGCGCAATACCACTATCGAAATTCCGGTAACAGCAAGGGAATGTTACTGATTGCCGAAAAAGTTTTCGCCGCCAATCGTGACAACCCTTATATGTACGGGATGCTGGCCTTTGGGTTAGAAGAGTGCCATCGTTTAGCAGAAGCAGAAGAACATGGGCGACAAGCGATCGCTCTGAAACGAGATAACCGTTGGGCACATCACGCCGTTGCTCATGTATTAGAAACTCAAGGACGCTTAGAAGAAGGAATTAGCTTAATGGAAAGTCTTAGCGACACTTGGGAATATGGTAGCTCGGCTTTTTATGGACATCTTTGGTGGCACACATCCCTTTACTACCTGGATATTGAGAATTTTGCCAAAGTACTAGAGATATATGACACGCGCATCTGGGGACGTGCCAAAAAAGACAATGGACGCGAACAGATTAACGCGATCGCCTTGTTGTTACGGCTAGAGTTACGTGGTGTAGATGTTGGTTCGCGTTGGCAAGAACTTGCTGCTTATCTGCAACCACGAATACACGAACATACCCTCGCCTTTTTGGATTTGCAATATATCTATGCATTGGTACGGGGCGGTAAAGATGATTGGGCGGCAGAGATGTTAGAGAGTATGCAAACTCATGGAGAGAACGTCTTACCCTATGCACGGCCAACTTGGGTAGAGATAGGAGTACCAGCCGCTAGAGGGATGATTGCTCATGCTCGTGGGGATTGGGAAAATGCGATCGCTGAATTAGAGCCAGTATTACCCGATTTATACTCCACAGGTGGATCTCATGCTCAACGAGATTTATTTGAGCAAATTTATCTTGACGCACTGATTCGCGATCGGCAATATCACAAAACCTTGAATGTACTAGAAAAGCGCAATGCTGCCCGTAGCAATATTCCTGTGATTCAACGGGAATTAGCTAATACTTACAGCCAGCTAGGACGCAGTGATGAAGCACATCAAGCTGCTCAAGTTGCATTAGAACTATCACAACGTTATCAAAAAGTAGAGCAAACAGTATGA
- a CDS encoding aldo/keto reductase encodes MTTYVNLGKSGLKVSRLALGTMTYGSRKLREWVLEEEESRPFIKLALELGINFFDTADVYSLGTSEEILGRALKDFAKRDQVVIATKVYNKIGDGPNDRGLSRKHIFDGIDASLRRLQTDYVDLYQIHRWDYETPIEETLEALHDVVKSGKVRYLGISSVYAWQFAKALYTADIHGWSRFVSIQNHYNLVYREEEREIIPLSLDQGIGIIPWSPLARGFLAGNRSKQDYGQTVRAKTDEFAHNLYYQDSDFQIVDRVVELAQKRGVKPTQIALAWLLHQPGVTAPIVGASKIEHLKEAVEAVDLKLSDEERKFLEEPYTPHPILGHQYPTASASRS; translated from the coding sequence ATGACGACATACGTAAACCTTGGAAAAAGTGGACTGAAAGTATCACGTCTGGCTCTGGGTACTATGACTTATGGTTCTCGGAAATTGCGAGAATGGGTACTAGAAGAAGAAGAAAGTCGCCCCTTTATTAAACTAGCTTTGGAATTGGGCATTAACTTCTTTGACACCGCCGATGTTTATTCCTTAGGTACCAGTGAAGAAATTCTGGGACGGGCGCTCAAAGACTTTGCTAAAAGAGATCAAGTAGTTATTGCTACCAAAGTCTACAATAAAATCGGTGATGGCCCCAACGATCGCGGGCTATCTCGTAAGCATATTTTTGATGGCATTGATGCCTCATTACGGCGCTTACAAACAGATTACGTCGATTTGTATCAAATTCACCGCTGGGACTACGAAACGCCCATAGAGGAAACCCTAGAAGCGCTACATGATGTAGTCAAATCAGGCAAAGTTCGTTACTTAGGAATCTCAAGTGTTTACGCATGGCAATTCGCCAAAGCCCTTTACACGGCTGACATACACGGTTGGAGTCGCTTTGTATCGATCCAAAATCACTACAACTTAGTTTATCGAGAAGAAGAGAGAGAGATCATACCTTTATCTCTAGATCAAGGAATTGGGATCATTCCTTGGAGTCCCCTAGCGCGTGGTTTCCTTGCCGGTAATCGTAGTAAACAAGACTATGGTCAAACCGTGCGCGCAAAAACTGACGAATTCGCCCATAATCTCTACTATCAAGATTCAGATTTTCAAATAGTCGATCGCGTCGTCGAATTAGCGCAAAAACGCGGCGTGAAACCAACACAAATTGCCCTAGCTTGGTTATTGCATCAACCAGGCGTAACCGCTCCGATCGTTGGTGCTAGCAAAATAGAGCATCTCAAAGAAGCAGTTGAGGCTGTAGATTTGAAGCTTTCCGATGAAGAGCGCAAATTCCTGGAAGAACCTTACACACCACATCCCATCTTAGGACATCAGTACCCAACTGCCTCCGCCAGTCGTTCATAG
- a CDS encoding aldo/keto reductase: MTYVNLGKSGLKVSRIALGTMSFGSRKLREWTLEEEESRPFIKLALELGINFFDTADVYSQGISEEILGRALKDFAKRDQVVIATKVFGKAGEGPNDRGLSRKHIFDGIDASLRRLQTDYVDLYQIHRWDYETPIEETLEALDDVVKSGKVRYLGISSVYAWQFAKALYTADIHGWTRFVSIQNHYNLIYREEEREIIPLSLDQGIGIIPWSPLARGFLAGNRTQEGGQTVRSKVEDSEGNRQYQESDFQIVARVAELAQKRGVKPAQIALAWLLHQPGLTAPIVGATKIEHFKEAVEAVDLKLSDEERKFLEELYQPHPIIGHQYPA; encoded by the coding sequence ATGACATACGTAAATCTCGGAAAAAGTGGATTAAAAGTATCACGTATTGCCCTTGGTACTATGAGCTTTGGTTCTCGTAAACTACGAGAATGGACATTAGAAGAAGAAGAGAGCCGCCCCTTTATCAAACTGGCTTTGGAATTGGGAATTAACTTCTTTGACACTGCTGATGTTTATTCACAAGGCATCAGTGAAGAAATTTTAGGACGGGCACTCAAAGACTTTGCCAAAAGAGATCAAGTTGTAATTGCAACAAAAGTCTTCGGTAAAGCTGGTGAAGGCCCTAATGACAGAGGACTATCTCGCAAACATATTTTTGATGGCATAGATGCTTCCTTAAGGCGGCTACAAACAGATTACGTAGATTTGTACCAGATTCATCGTTGGGATTATGAAACACCAATTGAGGAAACTCTAGAAGCACTTGATGACGTAGTTAAATCAGGTAAAGTGCGTTATTTGGGAATCTCTAGTGTTTATGCTTGGCAGTTTGCTAAAGCTCTTTACACGGCTGACATCCACGGTTGGACTCGCTTTGTTTCTATCCAAAACCACTACAACTTGATTTACCGCGAAGAAGAACGTGAAATTATACCTCTATCTCTAGACCAAGGCATTGGGATTATTCCCTGGAGTCCTTTAGCACGAGGCTTTTTGGCGGGAAATCGCACTCAAGAAGGCGGTCAAACAGTACGGTCAAAAGTCGAAGATTCAGAGGGAAACCGTCAGTATCAAGAGTCAGATTTTCAAATAGTTGCTCGCGTCGCGGAGTTAGCTCAAAAACGCGGTGTCAAACCAGCGCAAATTGCCCTAGCTTGGCTATTGCATCAACCAGGACTGACAGCCCCAATTGTTGGGGCAACTAAGATAGAGCATTTTAAAGAAGCAGTTGAAGCTGTGGATTTGAAACTTTCTGATGAAGAACGCAAATTTCTAGAAGAGCTTTATCAACCTCATCCCATCATTGGGCATCAGTACCCAGCGTAG
- a CDS encoding aldo/keto reductase: MTYVNLGKTGLKVSRLALGAMTFGSRKWHEWVLEEEESRPFIKLALELGINFFDTADTYSLGVSEEILGRALKDFAKRDQVVIATKVYNKVGDGPNDRGLSRKHIFDSIDASLRRLQTDYVDLYQIHRWDYETPIEETLEALHDVVKSGKVRYLGISSVYAWQFVKALYTADKHGWTRFVSIQNHYNLVYREEEREIIPLSLDQGIGIIPWSPLARGFLAGNRTKEGYGETIRAKTDELGHSRYYRDSDFQVVDRVVELAQKRGVKPTQIALAWVLHQPGVTSPIVGASKIEHLKDAVEAVDLKLSDEERKFLEEPYQTHPIIGHQYPA; encoded by the coding sequence ATGACATACGTAAATCTCGGCAAAACTGGACTGAAAGTATCGCGCCTAGCTTTAGGTGCTATGACCTTTGGCTCTCGCAAATGGCATGAATGGGTATTAGAAGAAGAAGAAAGTCGCCCATTTATCAAACTAGCTTTGGAATTGGGAATTAATTTCTTTGACACCGCTGATACATACTCATTGGGTGTAAGCGAAGAAATCTTGGGTCGGGCACTAAAAGACTTTGCGAAAAGAGATCAAGTTGTAATTGCTACCAAAGTCTACAATAAAGTCGGTGATGGCCCCAATGACCGAGGACTATCTCGAAAGCATATTTTTGATAGCATTGACGCTTCCTTACGGCGGCTACAAACAGATTATGTAGATTTGTACCAGATTCACCGTTGGGATTATGAAACACCAATTGAAGAAACCTTAGAAGCACTCCATGATGTAGTCAAATCAGGCAAAGTTCGCTACTTGGGAATCTCAAGTGTTTACGCATGGCAGTTTGTTAAAGCTCTTTACACTGCTGACAAACACGGCTGGACTCGCTTTGTTTCTATCCAAAACCATTACAACTTGGTTTATCGAGAAGAAGAAAGAGAAATAATACCTCTGTCTTTAGACCAAGGAATTGGGATTATTCCCTGGAGTCCTTTAGCGCGAGGCTTTTTGGCTGGGAATCGCACTAAGGAAGGCTATGGTGAAACAATAAGAGCCAAGACTGACGAATTGGGTCATAGCCGCTACTATCGAGATTCTGATTTTCAAGTAGTCGATCGCGTCGTCGAATTAGCGCAAAAACGCGGTGTGAAACCAACACAAATTGCTTTGGCTTGGGTATTACATCAACCAGGCGTGACATCTCCGATTGTTGGTGCAAGCAAGATAGAACATCTCAAAGATGCAGTTGAGGCTGTAGATTTGAAACTTTCTGATGAAGAGCGCAAGTTTCTTGAAGAGCCTTATCAAACTCATCCCATCATTGGGCATCAGTACCCAGCGTAG
- a CDS encoding HD domain-containing protein: MSDSSTKRPIATYTRMADGTKEDYLLLQEHSKPLLNQVADRALTLLVALQESYPGNLIDRYQHSLQTATRAFRDEAEEEVVVAALLHDIGDLLAPVNHAELAAAILKPYVSPSTHWIIEHHGIFQGYYFWHHTGRDRHAREKFRGHPYFDPTAEFCHKWDQESFDPNYDTLPMTFFEPMVRRIFAREPWGQHTKQES, encoded by the coding sequence ATGTCAGACTCATCTACAAAAAGACCTATTGCCACTTATACACGAATGGCAGACGGAACAAAAGAGGATTATCTTTTGTTACAGGAACACTCTAAGCCTTTGTTAAATCAGGTTGCTGATCGCGCCCTAACACTTTTAGTTGCCTTACAAGAGAGTTATCCAGGAAATTTGATCGATCGCTATCAGCATTCGCTACAAACGGCAACACGCGCTTTTCGGGATGAGGCAGAAGAAGAAGTTGTGGTGGCTGCATTACTGCATGATATTGGTGATTTATTAGCACCTGTAAATCACGCAGAGCTAGCAGCAGCCATCCTCAAACCTTATGTGAGTCCATCTACCCATTGGATAATTGAACATCATGGGATTTTCCAAGGCTATTATTTCTGGCATCATACAGGACGCGATCGCCATGCTAGAGAAAAGTTCCGAGGTCATCCTTACTTTGACCCCACTGCTGAATTCTGCCATAAGTGGGATCAAGAATCATTTGATCCAAACTATGATACTCTGCCCATGACTTTCTTTGAGCCGATGGTACGCCGGATCTTCGCTCGTGAACCTTGGGGGCAGCATACAAAACAGGAATCTTAA
- a CDS encoding DeoR/GlpR family DNA-binding transcription regulator, which yields MLTAERRQFILEILRRDKKVLSSELSAVLKVSEDTIRRDLRELAESGLLQRVHGGALLVSPAVASYADRQKQAPKEKEAIARAAAKLVCTGQVVILDGGTTTLQVARHLPLDLQATIVTNSPPIAIALAEHPHIEVVMLGGQLYKKALVNVGATTVEALRMIRGDLCMLGVCSLHPEFGISVANLDEAHVKRAMIAGAAEVVGLATEEKLDTAAPYVVQSIHALTYLVTAPTVSDRLLTSYKALGLTIIRDELA from the coding sequence ATGCTAACTGCGGAGCGCCGACAATTCATCTTGGAAATTCTGCGACGTGACAAGAAGGTACTATCGTCGGAACTCAGCGCTGTTCTAAAGGTTTCTGAGGATACAATTCGGCGGGATCTGCGAGAACTAGCTGAATCTGGTCTTTTGCAGCGCGTTCATGGGGGGGCACTTCTGGTTTCTCCAGCTGTTGCTAGTTACGCCGATCGCCAAAAGCAAGCACCGAAAGAAAAAGAAGCGATCGCTCGTGCAGCTGCCAAATTGGTTTGTACAGGGCAGGTGGTAATTTTAGATGGAGGCACAACAACACTCCAAGTAGCCCGTCATTTGCCCTTGGATTTGCAAGCAACAATTGTCACCAATAGTCCTCCCATTGCGATCGCCTTGGCAGAACATCCTCATATTGAAGTTGTCATGTTGGGTGGACAACTCTACAAAAAAGCTTTGGTAAACGTTGGTGCTACTACAGTTGAGGCATTACGAATGATTCGTGGAGATTTGTGTATGTTGGGGGTGTGTAGTCTACATCCAGAATTTGGGATTAGTGTAGCGAACTTGGATGAAGCCCATGTCAAACGAGCGATGATTGCTGGAGCCGCGGAAGTAGTTGGATTAGCCACAGAGGAGAAGTTAGACACTGCTGCACCTTATGTTGTGCAGTCGATTCATGCACTAACTTATCTTGTAACTGCACCGACTGTATCCGATCGGCTGCTAACTTCTTACAAAGCTTTAGGTTTGACAATCATTCGTGATGAGTTGGCTTGA